The genomic interval ATTCGACAAGAAGGCCATCGCTTCGGCGCAGGTCATCACGAAGGGGCTGCCCGCCTCGCCGGGCGCGGCGACGGGTCCCGTGGTGTTCTTCGCCGAGGACGCCGAGAAGGAGCTGGCCAGGACGGGCCAGAAGGCGATCCTGGTGCGCATCGAAACCTCGCCCGAAGACCTGAAGGGCATGCTCGACGCGGCCGGAATCCTCACAGCGCGCGGCGGCATGACCTCGCACGCGGCCGTCGTGGCGCGCGGCATGGGCAAATGCTGCGTCTCGGGTGCCGGCGAGCTGGAGATCGACTACAAGGCCCGCACGATCAAGGTGAACGGCTTCACGGTCAAGGAGGGCGACTGGATCTCGCTCAACGGCTCGACGGGCGAGGTCTATCTGGGTCAGGTGGCCACGAAGGCCGCCGACCTGAGCGGCGACTTCGGCAAGCTCATGGAGCTGGCCGGGAAGTACTCCGTGCTGAAGGTGCGCGCCAACGCCGACACGCCGAAGGACGCCAGGCAGGCCTTCGAGTTCGGCGCCGAGGGCATCGGCCTCTGCCGCACGGAGCACATGTTCTTCGAGGGCGACCGCATCAAGGCCATCCGCGAGATGATCCTCGCCGACGACGAGGCGGGCCGCCGCGTGGCGCTGGGCAAGCTGCTGCCGATGCAGCGGGGCGACTTCGAAGGGCTGTTCAAGGCCATGAACGGATTCCCCGTGACGGTGCGCCTGCTCGATCCCCCTCTGCACGAGTTCGTGCCCCACGACGAGAAGGGACAGCGCGAAATGGCCGCCGAAATGAACGTACCCCTCCAGAAGATCGTCGCCAAGGTCGAGTCGCTGGCCGAGTTCAACCCCATGCTGGGCCACCGCGGCTGCCGTCTGGGCAACACCTACCCCGAAATCACGGAGATGCAGACGCGCGCCATCATCGAGGCGGCGATGAACGTCAAGGCTTCGGGCATGCCCGTACACGTGGAGATCATGGTTCCGCTGGTGGGCAACCACAAGGAGCTGCGCTACCAGAAGCAGATCATCGACTCGACGGCCGAACAGGTCTTCTCGGAGCGCAACGACAAGATCGAATACATGGTCGGCACGATGATCGAAGTGCCGCGCGCGGCTGTCACGGCCAACCAGATCGCCGAGGTCGCCGAGTTCTTCTCGTTCGGCACGAACGACCTGACGCAGATGACGCTCGGATTCTCGCGCGACGACATCGGCAAGTTCCTGCCCATCTACCTCGAGAAGGGCATCCTCAAGAACGACCCGTTCCAGATTCTCGACCGCAACGGCGTGGGCCAGCTCATCCGCGAGGCGGTGTTCAAGGGCCGCGGCACGCGCGAGAACCTCAAGTGCGGCATCTGCGGCGAACACGGCGGCGAACCCTCGTCGGTGGAGTTCTGCCACTACGCCGGACTGAACTACGTGAGCTGCTCGCCCTTCCGCGTGCCCATCGCACGCCTGGCAGCCGCCCACGCAGCGCTCAACCAGAAATAGACGCCGCCGGCACGGACCGGCGCAACGGAAAGGGGTCTGCGGCACGAGTGTTGCAGACCTCCTTTTTTGTGATTCAAAACGCCGGATTCGTTGAATTCATTTGTCCGGGATGAGAATTTTACGTATATTTGTTTGATAAATGATTCGGAGGGAGAGTATTCACAACTTAAACACAAAAAATATGAAAAAGATCATTCTTCTGACCATCGCCGCGCTGTGCGCATTCACCGCGGTTTCAGCACAGGACAAGGGGAATTGGGGAGTAGGGCCGCAAATCGGCATCTACACCAATACGGGAGCCGACGGTGCCATCTTCGGCATCGGCGCCACGGGACGTTACAGCTTCACCGACACGTGGCGCATCCAGCCGTCGCTCACGGCCCTCTGCAAATCGGGCTGCTCGGTGGATATCGCGGCCGACGTGCAGTACCTCTTCGAGGTCGCAAGTTCGTGGGACGTCTATCCGCAGGCCGGTCTGAGCGCCAACGACATCGGCGGCTGGTCGTGCGGCATCAACCTCGGTGCAGGCACGGACTTCAACGTGGCCCGCAACTGGGACCTCTCGGCCGGATTCAAGTGGATGATCCAGACGGCCAAATGGCACAAGAACCCGATCATCATCAACATCGGCGCCACCTACCGCTTCTGATCCGAACGGAGAAAGCGGAGAGACGAACCCCGCATAAAAAAGCAGAGACCGACATCGGTCTCTGCTTTTTCCATTTTCGCCCGGAGCCGAACACCCCGGCTCCCACCGGATCCTCCGTCTCCTACCGGGTCTTGTATCCGCAGCGATACTTGCCCTTGGCCAGATTGAGCAGCTTGCCCTTGAGCAACTGACGGCGCAGCGGCGCGACGCGGTCCGTGAAGACCACACCCTCGATATGGTCGTACTCGTGCTGGATGACCCACGCCTTCAGCCCCGTGAACTCCTCGTCGTGCTCCACGAAATCGGTATCCATGTAGCGCATCCGGATCGAGAGCGAGCGCGGCACGTCGGCATGGATGCCGGGAAACGAGAGGCAGCCCTCGTTGTAGGTCTTCTTCTCGGCCGAGTACTCGTAAATCTCGGGATTCAGAAAGGCCCGTTTGTAGTCGGCGCACGAAGGGTCGTCCTCGGCCCACGGCGTGCAGTCCACGATGAACAGGCGGATGTCCTTGCCGATCTGCGGCGCGGCCAGCCCGACGCCTTCGGCCTCTTCGAGCGTGAGGAACATGTCCTCGGCGAGTTTCTTCACTTCGGGGTAGTCGGGACCGATCTCCCGGCAGCGCTTGCGCAGCACCTCGTCCCCGTATATGACAATCGGATAAATCATAATCTGAAAAACAATCGTATATTGCCTAATTTTATTGTATCGTCCCGTAAAAAACCGCGGCGGCCCGCGCTACGGCTCCGGCCCGGAGCTCGTGCGGCTACCGGCCCCGTCAGCGGGAGGCGGCGGATTCCATATAGCCCTGGAGGATGATCGTCGCCGATATTTTGTCCACCAGCGCCTTGTCGCGGCGGGCCATCCGGCCGATACCGCTGTCGCGCATCGCACGATGCGCCAGCACCGACGTGAAACGTTCGTCGTAGAAGACCACCTCCTTGTCGGGCCAGGCCCGGCGCAGGCGCGCGGCCAGCGGCTCGATGAAACGCCACGTCTCCGAAGGCGTGCCGTCCATCCGCGCAGGCTTGCCCACGACGATCGTGGAGACCTCCTCGCGGGCGAAATAGTCCGCCAGCCACCGCTCCAGCTCCCGGGTCGGCACGGTCTCCAGTCCTCCGGCGATCAGGCGCAGGGGGTCGCTCACGGCGATTCCCGTGCGCTTCGTCCCGTAGTCTATGGCGAGAATGCGTCCCACGGTTCAAAGATTGATTCCCGTCCAATGCTCCGACCGCACTCCCGAAAGCAGCAGGCCGGCCAGCGCCCCCGACACGAAACAGAACCGCGCCACCCGCCGGCGGCTCCGGCACAGACGATCTCCGGAGAAAAAGTCCATTCCCCTTACAGATTCAGCTTTCCGAACAGCCTGCGGTACGAGCACTCCTTCTCGACGAGCGACGGCAGCGCCTCGATCTGCACGCGCTCCTGCTCCATCGAATCGCGGTGGCGGACCGTCACCGTGCCGTCCTCGAGCGTCTGCCCGTCCACGGTCACGCAGAACGGCGTGCCGATGGCGTCCTGACGGCGGTAGCGCTTGCCCACGGAGTCCTTCTCGTCGTAGATGACGTTGTAATCGTATTTCAGCTCATCGACGATCCGCTGCGCCACCTCGGGCATGCCGTCCTTTTTGACCAGCGGCAGCACGGCCACCTTCACCGGCGCCAGCGCGGCGGGCAGACGCAGCACGACGCGCGAATCGCCGCCGTCGAGCGTCTCCTCGGTATAGGCCGCCGACATGACCTGCAGGAACATGCGGTCCACGCCGATCGACGTCTCCACGACATAGGGCACGTAGCTCTCGCCCGTCTCCGGGTCGAAGTACTGGATCTTCCGGCCCGAGAACTTCTGGTGGTTGCCCAGGTCGAAATCCGTGCGCGAGTGGATGCCCTCGACCTCCTTGAAGCCGAACGGGAAGTTATACTCGATGTCCGTGGCGGCATTGGCGTAGTGCGCCAGTTTCTCGTGGTCGTGGAAACGGTAGTTGTCGTCGCCGAAGCCCAGCGCGCGGTGCCATGCCATGCGCGTCTCCTTCCAGCGGTTCCACCACTCCATCTCGGTCCCGGGGCGCACGAAGAACTGCATCTCCATCTGCTCGAACTCGCGCATGCGGAAGATGAACTGCCGGGCCACGATCTCGTTGCGGAACGCCTTGCCGATCTGCGCGATACCGAACGGCAGCTTCATGCGGCCCGTTTTCTGGACATTGAGGAAATTGACGAAAATGCCCTGCGCCGTCTCGGGCCGCAGGTATATCGTCGAGGCCCCTTCGGCCGTCGAACCCATCTGCGTCGAGAACATGAGGTTGAACTGCCGCACGTCGGTCCAGTTGCGCGTCCCGGAAACGGGGCAGGCGATCTCGCAGTCGAGGATGATCTGCCGCAGCCCGGCAAGGTCGTTGGCGTTCATCGCCTCGGCAAAACGCCCGTGCACGGCATTCCGGCGGGCGAGCGTCTCCGCCACGCGGGGCGAGGTCTCGCGGTACTTCGCCTCGTCGAACGCCTCGCCGAAACGCTTGCGGGCCTTCTCGACCTCCTTCTCCACCTTCTCGTCCTGTTTGGCGATCCACTCCTCGATGAGCACGTCGGCACGGTAGCGCTTCTTCGAATCCCTGTTGTCGATCAGCGGGTCGTTGAACGCCGACACGTGGCCCGAAGCCTCCCAGGTTTTGGGATGCATGAAAATGGCGGCGTCGATGCCCACGATGTTCTCGTGCAGCTTGACCATCGAATCCCACCAGTAGCGCTTGATATTGTTCTTCAGCTCCACGCCGTTCTGCCCGTAGTCATAAACGGCGGCCAGACCGTCGTAGATCTCGCTCGAAGGAAACACGAACCCGTACTCCTTGCAGTGGGCGACCAGCTTCTTGAAAAGTTCTTCCTGCGTCATCGTATTTTGGTATTTTACTGATTTTCCGGACTACAAAAGTACAAAATAAATGGATATTCCCTCCCGCCGGCGGAGAATTTATTTCCCGGGGGAAACGACCCCGGAACCGGACGGGTCAGCCGAGAAGCCCCGCGCGCAGGAAGGAGAAATCGCCGCCGCGGGCGATGACGATGTGGTCCAGCAGGCGGATGTCGAACAGCGCCGCGGCACGGGCGATCCGCTCGGTCAGCGCCCGGTCCTGCGGACTGGCTTCGGCCGTTCCGGAGGGATGGTTGTGAATGAGAATGAGCTGCGTGGCGAGCAGCTCCAGGGCGCGCTTGACCACGATCCGGTGATCGACGACCGTTCCCGTCACACCGCCCTGACTCACCCGCTGCCGCTCGATGATCCGGTTCGACGCGGTGAGGTACACCGCCCAGCACTCCTCGTGCGGCAACTGTTCGAGCTGCGGCCGGAACAGCCGCACCACGTCGTCGCTCGTGGCGATGCAGTCGGCCTCCGCGGCACGCTCCGCAACGGCCCGGCGGCCGAACTCGGCGGCGGCGAGCAACAGCCGCGCCCGCCGCAGGCCCAACCCGCCGATCATGCGCAGACGCGCCTCCCCTTCGCCGGCGATACGCGCCAGCGAATCCCCGCAGGCCGCCAGCAGCGCGTCGGCCCGCTGTCCGTCCTCCGTAAGCAGGGTCAGCAGTTCCCGGTCGGTAAGCGCCCCGACTCCCCGCGCAGCCATCTTGTCGGAAATCGTCGTCATAGGTATTCCGTACGCCCGTTCCGGGACTTCGCCCGGAGAGCGTGTCATTTCGTCCCCGTCAGCCGGTCCACCTTGTCGAGCAGCGAGGCGCACTGCTCGTCGGTCATGTACTGCGACACGGAGAAGGCCGCATGCTGCTCGGCCTCCTTCTTCGAGTCGCCCGCACCGTGGCCGACCTCCATGCCGTCCACCAGCACCGTACAGTGGAACACCGGGTGGTTCGGAGCCGCCTCCTTGTCGAAGCCCGTGCGGAACGAGACCTTGTGGCGGTTCTTCTGACACCACTCGATCAGGCGGCTCTTGAAGTCGTTCTCCGATTCGGTGAGCTCCTCGAGGTCGAGCAGTCCGAAGTAGATGCGGTTGATCAGCAGCCGATTGACGAAATCGTACCCCTGATCCAGATAGACCGCCCCCATCATCGCCTCGAAAGCGTCGCCGTAGATATGCTTTTGGGCGATTCCAGCGCCGTTGGCCGAAATCACGTGCGCGTCGAGTCCCAGCTTCACCGCCAGTCCGTTGAGCGACTGCCGCGAAACGATCTTCGAGCGCAGCTTGGTCATGAACCCTTCGTCGCGGTCGGGGTATTCGATGAAGATATAGTCCGAAGTGACGGCCTCGATCACGGCATCGCCCAGGTATTCGAGCCGCTCGTTGTTGATCGAACGGCCGTCCTCCAAAACCAAAGAAGCTGACTTGTGAACCAAAGCCAGCTTGTAGAGTTCGATATTGTGCGGAACGAATCCGAACAAATCGTCGATAATCCTGTAATACGCCTTGTCGGGCCCGAAATTCCGTCTCCACGGACGCAGCAGAAAGTCGATCACGGCGGCGGGACCCTTCGGGCGTTAGAGCTTGCGGAAAATGACCGTCGAGTTGTGGCCGCCGAAGCCGAACGTATTGCTCAGCGCACACTTCACGTCGCGCTTCTGCGCCGTGTTGAGCGTGAGGTTCAGCTTCGAGTCGATCTCGGGATCGAGGTTCTCGCAGTTGATCGTCGGGGGCACGACGCCGTGCGTCAGCGCGAAGATGCAGGCCAGAGCCTCCACGGCGCCGGCGGCACCCAGCAGGTGTCCCGTCATGGATTTGGTCGAGGAGATGTTGATGTCGTACACGTGGTCGCCCAATACGCCAGCGACGGCCTTCAGCTCGGGAATGTCGCCCGCAGGGGTCGAAGTTCCGTGCACGTTCACATAGTCGATCTCCCCGGGGGTGATGCCGGCGTCCTTGATGGCGTCGCGCATCGCCTTCATGGCCCCCTTGCCCTCGGGATGGGGCGCCGTGAAATGGTAGGCGTCGGCCGAAGCGCCTCCGCCCACGATCTCGCAGTAGATCTTCGCCCCGCGCGCCTTGGCGTGCTCGTACTCCTCCAGAATCAGCGCGCCCGCACCCTCGCCGATCACGAAGCCGTCGCGGTCCTTGTCGAACGGACGCGAAGCGTGCACGGGATCGTCGTTGCGCGTCGAAAGCGCCTGCATGGAGTTGAAACCGCCCACCGAAGGCTCGTTCACGGCGGCTTCCGAGCCGCCCGTGACCATCACGTCGGCCTTGCCGTAGCGGATGGCCTCCATGGCGGCGATCATGCCGTGGTTGGACGAAGCGCAGGCCGACACGGTGCAGTAGTTCGGCCCCATGAAGCCGTACTTCATGGAGATGAAACCGGCCGCGATGTCGGCGATCATGCGGGGAATAAAGAACGGGCTAAACCGCGGGGTTCCATCCCCGGCGGCATAGCCCAGACATTCATCGAAGAACGACTTGAGTCCTCCGATACCCGAACTCCAGATGACGCCCACCTGCTCCTTATCGACCTTCTCGAGATCGAGGGCCGAATCCGCCACGGCCTGCTCGGCCGCGATCAGAGCGTACTGGGTGAAAAGGTCGTACTTGCGCACTTCCTTCCGGTCGAAATACCGGGTCGGGTCGTAATTCTTTACTTCACAAGCGAAGCGTGTCTTAAATTTCTCAGCGTCGAAATGAGTAATGGGCGCGGCACCGCTGACTCCCTTCTCCAAATTCGAAAAATACTCCTCAATACTATTGCCGAGCGGGTTGATCGTCCCGATACCCGTAACAACTACTCTTCTTCCTGTCATAAATTTAAGGCTTCTTGCCGTGAAACGAATATGGTAGAAATTATTTCTTGTGCTCCTCGATGTACTTGATAGCGTCGCCGACGGTAGCGATCTTCTCGGCGTCCTCGTCCGGAATCTGGATGTCGAAAGCCTTCTCGAACTCCATGATCAGCTCCACGGTGTCGAGCGAATCCGCACCCAGGTGGTTGGTGAAGCTTGCTCCGGGCACTACCTCCGACTCCTTGACACCCAGCTTGTCGACGATGATCTCGACAACTTTTGATTGAACATCTGCCATAATTTTAAGTTTTTAGTTAAACAATTATTTGGAAATAGCAACTCACATTTCCAGCGTAATTTTGCGCAAAAGTAACACTTTTTTTATTACTTTTGACAAAACGCTGCGATTTTTTGTTCACAATTTTTTCGACATTTAGCACAAAAATTCGCAAAAAACATTCAGAAACAACCGATTATGAAATTACTTCTCATCTCCAATTCGACCAACGCCGGGGAGGAATACCTGCGTTATCCGCTGCCCGAAATCGGACGCTTCCTGCAGGGCGTGCGCGAAATCGTCTTCGTGCCCTACGCCGCGGTCACCTTCTCCTACGCCGAATACGAACGCAGGGTGCAGGCGCGTTTCGCCGAGCTAGGCATCCGCGTCCGCTCGGTGCACCGGGCCGGGGATCCCGCAGCGTTCGTCCGCCGGGCCGAAGCGATCTGCGTGGGCGGCGGCAACACCTTCGCGCTGGCCAGAAAGATGCAGCAGCAGGGGCTGATGCAGGCCATCCTGCGCCGGATCAGGGCAGGCGTGCCCTACGTCGGCTGGTCGGCCGGCAGCAACGTCTGCTGCCCGACGATCTCGACCACGAACGACATGCCGATCGTCCAGCCCGAATCGTTCCGGGCCATCGGAGCGGTGAAGTTCCAGATCAACCCCCACTACCTCGACGCCAATCCCGCGGGACACGCCGGGGAGACGCGCGAGCAGCGCATCCGCGAATACATCGAGGCCAACCCGCGCCGCTGGGTGGCCGGGCTGCGCGAAGGGTGCATGCTGCGTTACGACGGCGGACGGCTGGAACTGATCGGAGGACGGCCGATGCGGATGTTCCGCAAGGGCGTCGAACCGTTCGAAGTGGAACCGGGCGGAGACCTTTCATTCTTATTATAAATAGGTATGATAGCGATGATAGCGGGCCTGGGCCTCATCGGAGGCTCGTTCGCCCTGGCGTTGCGCGACCGTGCGCTCGCCGAAGAGATTCTCGGCGTGGAGAAATCGCCGGAAATCGCCGAGGAGGCGATGCGGCTGGGTCTCGCGGACCGGATCGTGGAATTCGAAGAGGGAATCGCCGAGGCCGACCTGGTGGTGCTGGCCACCCCCGTGGACACCATTCCGATCATGGCCGTCAAGGCGCTCAACCGCGCGACGGACAGGCAGGTGGTCATGGACATGGGGTCGATCAAGGGCGAGTTGTGCGAGGTCGTCTCGATGCACGCCCGCCGCGGACGTTTCGTCGCCGCCCATCCGATGTGGGGCACGGAGTACAGCGGTCCGAAGGCCGCACAGCGGGGCGCCTTCTCGGGCCGGATCACCGTATTGTGCGACACGGAGCGCAGCGACGCCGACGCGGTGGCCCTCGTGGAGCGGATCTTCCGGACGCTGGAATGCCCGCTCGTGTATATGGACCCCGAGGAACACGACCTGCACGCGGCCTACGTGTCGCATATTTCGCACGTCACGTCGTTCGCCCTGGCGCTCACCGTACTCGAAAAGGAGCGCGAGGAACGGCATATCTTCGACCTGGCGGGCGGAGGCTTCGAGAGCACCGTGCGGCTGGCAAAAAGCGCCGCGGGGACCTGGGTTCCGATCCTGCTGCGCAACAAATACAACGTGCTGGACGTCCTGCGCGAACACATCCACCAGTTGCAGATCATGCGGCGCATGATCGAGCGGGACGACGCCGAGGGGCTGACCGAGGCGATGCAGCGCGCGAACTCCATCCAGCGCATCCTCCGGTGACGACGACGGCCGAGACGGGACGCGCGGGCGAACACGCCGCGGCGGAACACCTGCGGCAGGCGGGATACGAGATCCGCGACACGAACTGGCGGGCGGGACGGGACGAGCTGGACATCGTGGCCCTGCGCGGGGAGGTGCTGCATTTCGTGGAGGTCAAGACCCGTCGAGCCGGGTCGCTCACGCCGCCCGAAGCGGCCGCCACGCAGCGCAAGTTCCGCGCCCTGACCCGCGCAGCGGCCCGCTACCTGCGCACCGCCGGATGGCAGGGCGAGGTGCAGTTCGACCTGGCGGCCGTCACGCTGTCGGACGACGGCCGCGCCGACGTGGAGCTCATCGAGCGGGCGATGGAACACCACTGGTGACCTGCGGGCAGCCCCGCCGGCACACGAAGGAAGCGTCCGCAATTTTTGCAAATCCGGCAAATTATGCTATCTTTGCCGGCTGAAAACAAACTCCCTGACACTGAACGCCAAGCGCGGGAAAAGTCCGGGCGGAAACGACAAACCTCAATACCGGCAAACAGCGATGTGGCTCTATAATCTCGGGCTGACACTCTATGTATGGGCCATCCGGCTCGTGGCGCCGCGCCATCCGAAGGCCCGGCTCTGGATCGAAGGACGCAGGGACCTCTTCCGCCGCATACGCGAAGCGGTCGCTCCCGGGGAGCGGATCGTCTGGATGCACGTCGCGTCGCTCGGCGAGTTCGAACAGGGCCGCCCGATCATCGAGGAGCTGCGCCGGAAACACCCCGAATACAAAATCCTGCTCACCTTCTTCTCGCCTTCGGGCTACGAAATCCGGAAAAACTATGCCGGAGCCGACCATATCTTCTACCTGCCGATCGACACCCCGCGCAACGCCCGCCGGTTTCTCGACGCCGTACACCCCGAAATCGCCATCTTCGTCAAATACGAGTTCTGGCTGAACCTGCTCGCGGAACTGCGCCGCCGGCATGTGCGGACCTTCATCGTTTCGGCCATCTTCCGCCGCAATTCGGTCTTTTTCCGTCCCTACGGCGGCATGTGGCGGCAGGCGCTCGAATCGTTCGACGTCCTGTTCGTGCAGAACGAGGAGTCGAAAAAACTGCTGGCGACGCTGGGATTCGACAACGTGCTGGTGGCCGGAGACACCCGTTTCGACCGTGTGGCCGAAATCGCCCGAGCCGCCAAACGCATCGACCTCATCGACCGCTTCAAGGGCGACGCACGCCTCTTCGTGGCCGGTTCGACATGGGGTCCGGACGAGGAGCTGCTCATCCGCCTTGCGAACGACAATCCCGAAATCAAGTTCGTCATCGCCCCCCACGAAATGGACGAGGGCCGCATCGCGCGGCTGATCGCCGAGACGCGGGGCGGGGCGCTGCGTTACACGCAATGCACGCCCCACACGGCTTTCGGGCCGAAGCAGGTGATGATCCTCGACACCGTGGGCCTGCTCGCCTCGGTCTACGGCTATGCGACATGGAGCTATGTGGGCGGCGGATTCGGCGTCGGCATCCACAACACGCTCGAAGCGGCGACCTTCGGACTGCCGGTCGCCTTCGGGCCCAATTACGGGAAATTCAAGGAGGCGCGCGATCTGGTGACGCTCGGCGCGGCCCGCTCCGTCGGCAACTACGAAGAGCTGAACGCCTGGTTCGTCCCCCTGCGCGACAACGAGGAGTTCCTCCAGCGCACCAGCCGCATCGCCAAGGACTACACCACGCGCCACCAGGGCGCCACGGGCATCATCGTCCGGACGATCTTCCAACAATAGCACGCGCGTCGTCCGGGAACTCCGGCACGAATGCGCTTCTCTCCGCCCCGACGACATCCCGAACCGCGGCACAGCCCCGCCGACAGAGAGACACCCCCCGGCCAAATACGGCAATTCCGGCGAACGCATCCTCCCTGCGCACACGGGGACGGACTTCGGAAAAAGCACAAACCCGGCGCCGGGCCCTCCCCGACAGACGCGGCGAGCCGTCATGAACACAGGACAGCCGCCGCAGAGGCGCAAAGCCGGGCGGGTCGCCCTCCGGGATGAAAAGCCGGGTCCCGGGGTCCGGCGATGCAAAGAAACGGCCGGCCCCTGCGGCAGCCGAATGTGCCGCAGGGGCCGGTCGTATCGGAACGCACGGGGCTCGCACCGTCAAATCACTCGTACAGCCGCTCGCAATAGCGTTTCAGCGCCTCCCACTCGTAATAGGGACCGCCGTCGAGCGGC from Alistipes dispar carries:
- a CDS encoding YraN family protein, encoding MTTTAETGRAGEHAAAEHLRQAGYEIRDTNWRAGRDELDIVALRGEVLHFVEVKTRRAGSLTPPEAAATQRKFRALTRAAARYLRTAGWQGEVQFDLAAVTLSDDGRADVELIERAMEHHW
- a CDS encoding 3-deoxy-D-manno-octulosonic acid transferase → MWLYNLGLTLYVWAIRLVAPRHPKARLWIEGRRDLFRRIREAVAPGERIVWMHVASLGEFEQGRPIIEELRRKHPEYKILLTFFSPSGYEIRKNYAGADHIFYLPIDTPRNARRFLDAVHPEIAIFVKYEFWLNLLAELRRRHVRTFIVSAIFRRNSVFFRPYGGMWRQALESFDVLFVQNEESKKLLATLGFDNVLVAGDTRFDRVAEIARAAKRIDLIDRFKGDARLFVAGSTWGPDEELLIRLANDNPEIKFVIAPHEMDEGRIARLIAETRGGALRYTQCTPHTAFGPKQVMILDTVGLLASVYGYATWSYVGGGFGVGIHNTLEAATFGLPVAFGPNYGKFKEARDLVTLGAARSVGNYEELNAWFVPLRDNEEFLQRTSRIAKDYTTRHQGATGIIVRTIFQQ